aaatcatgaacCATCCCTACCGAAACTTATATTAGTTAATCTTAGAGGCATGAGTATCTGTTATCTTTCTAGtgaattttcttttcattaacataaataaattcGATTAAGACTCTGCtaacaaaaatggaaactttgtGCCCATATGGATAAAATGAGATGATTGATTCTTTGTATTACTTGCTAGGTTATCAGCTTTTATGTTTTGAGTTATAGATAGGTGCTTTATCTCTGAAGTTCTACATTGCAAAAACAGATTATTTTTCAGATTTCAAATCATTCTTCAGGTTcagaaaccatcttcaccatctgaaaaaaattgttgcaaaactaacatgaaattgtctaaaatttttatatttccaTCACTCCAAATGAAAGTTTCTATTTCCACGTGTGAAAGGTACAAACAGcatcttatatttttttccatctTCAATCCTTCGATTCCCCTAAATTACTATATCAACccaattttgaaaataaattatgttctTTCCACGATCCATCTGTAAAACACCATCGCCTTATTCTGTGAGTTGTACTATATATGTCCTCCTCCATGCTTTGTGTGAAAGTTGGTTGGGTTccttgttattttttttgtcttcataACATCACCTTTGTTTATTCTAGCTATAAAGTATTCCTatgatttattaaaaacttttttactaTGTCTCTTTCAAATATACCATAAAATTCAAGTAAATTGACAATCTATGATATTATCttctaaataaataatctatatTCTCATAAAATGATTGCATTAGGAAGCGACCTTGTTTCGTAGGAATCCTTGTGGCTAAAGACATTTAAAAATACGTGATTAATCGTTTCCTTTTCTACTCCACTTCATTCACAACGactcatattttatttttttcctaacCGATAAACAACATAAAATAACTTGCCAAAAATGTTTCAATTTTAGAGAACATTTTAATGTTTAATTGCCGAATAATGGTGATGGTCTCGTTCTATCTAGATATCAATGTTTTATATCATATCCAAACTTAACCGTGTACTTTTTAGATTAAGTAATCATCCAATGTAGTTAATAAACGACTCAAGTGAATACTTTCAATGAATTTCGCATCATCATGCATGTGTAACCAAATTTCTAATTATCTGCATATTCCATGTACATGATATAAAATTGATGTAGGATCTATCTTAAGTCAAAGATcaaaatgaaatttgttttaatcattttaatatttatgttctatgtttataataatttttagaaactATCCTAAAATAATTTTCTAGAAGAAAACCAAACAATATTGTAAAATAGTAgctaaaaacaacaaaaatactttatcaaaaaaaacaacaaaaatacaataattagactacaaaaatataatactaaacacaaaattgttaaaatttggaaaatataataatttaaaagatgaaaataattttttacagTACATATCTTACTATATGAAAAATCTTAATATGATTCATTTACATAATAGCAGAACTATACTTAAAACCAAAATAGAATAAACTAAAAAGTTTTACTTTTTGTAGTAATCCatatttgatattaaaataatataaataatgcaacttgttaatataaaaaacagacaaaaataaaaagagatgtGCATCGAAGACTTTGAATTGAGCGAGAAAGCCCATTCGGGTTAATCTTGGCAGCTTCACCATTCTCACACTCTccaattctctctctctctctctctctctctctctctctctctctttctgggGTCGGGCTTCTACAGCTGGACTTTGGTTACTTTGGGTCATGGTTGGTGAGCAAGAAGGAAGGAAGCTGAACTTGCGTAGAGCCTGTTTGATTTGACTCCCAGATCCGAGTCTTCTCCTGCCTGCTGCCTCTTAGGTCTGATTTGCTAGGGTTTTCAATTTTGTAGCTTTTTCTcgagatattattattattattattattattgactTTTGTGTTCATGGCAGGTAGTGTTCATTGCTGGTGAGGAATTGATCCATGGTGGAGTGTTGCTTTCATACGACGACGGATCAGGATTTGCTGCTATTCCAGTGTTTCGCTACTTACATTGTTCATCCTTTTCAAGTCTCCTAGACacactctttttcttttctcgaTCTTGAGctttaattttgattaaaaagaaGATGGGTGGGCTTTGCTCTAGGAGTTCCTCTGTAAATAACGCTCCTGCTGGAACCTTTCCACATGCTAATAGTAATAATGGTCATCATCTCAACAATGGCTCTGCTGCTGAACTCAGACCCAAAGATGGTGATCCTTCTCCCACTGTTGCTGACAAGCCCTCATCAGAATCAGAATCCTTTTCATTTCCCACTCTCAACATATCTTCTATTGGGACTCACCCTCAAAATATTGAGGACGGTATTCCCCGTTTATCAAGAGACTTATCTCAGAAATCAAGATCCACCAAGTCTAGGCAAGCTGCCGTCGCAAaggtatttatataaaaaaaatgttacctGAGTTTTTTCTTGGGACTTAACTTGAGGTGTTTGTGTTTTATAGGTTTCGGAAGTGAGTTCACTGTTAGGCAGGGCTGGCACTATGGGACTTGGTAAAGCTGTGGATGTATTGGACACACTCGGGAGTAGCATGACGAACCTTAATCTTAATGCTGGATTTTCTTCTGCCACCACCATTAAAGGGAATAAGATCTCCATCTTGTCCTTCGAAGTTGCTAACACCATTGTTAAAGGCGCCAATCTTATGCATTCTCTCTCTAATGATAGCATCACACATTTGAAAGACTCTGTGTTGCCTTCCGAAGGTGTACAAAACTTAATATCAAAGGATATGGATCAACTGTTGAGGATAGCTGCTGCTGATAAAAGGTGACACTACTGTTCCCTCTGTATACTCCTTTACACTGGTTTCTTTTTGTTGCTCATAGTTGTGTATTATTATTGAACAGAGAGGAGTTGAAGATTTTTTCTGGAGAGGTGGTGCGTTTTGGGAACCGTTGCAAGGACCCTCAGTACCACAACCTGGATCGCTTCTTTAACAGGTTCCAATATGATCCTCTCGCTTTGGTCACACAATGGATGGGTCTATTCTCTCTTTTCGGAAAGTATCTGACTTTCAATTAGTTCTGTGTTATGATATTAGGTTGGCCTCTGAATTTACACCCCAGAATCAATTGAAACATGAAGCAGAAACTATAATGCACCAGCTCATGACTTTTGTTCATTTCACAGCTGTACGTATTTTTCGTGATATTTGGTCCTGCTTGACTCTTCCTGGATGGcaattttactcttttttttatctGCTATGCGTTCAGGACTTGTATCATGAACTCCATGCGCTGGATAGGTTTGAACAAGACTACCAACGTAAGATCCAGGAAGAAGAGAACCCAAGCACAGTACAGCGAGGTAGATATGGATGATATTGTCATTCTGTTTTGTTGGTTACCTTTCTAATTTCTGTTCCATTTGTGTTAAGGTGTGGGAGATACCCTCGCTATCTTGAGAACTGAATTAAAGAGTCAGAAGAAGCATGTAAGAAACCTAAAGAAAAAATCACTTTGGTCTCGGATCTTAGAAGAGGTAAGGGCTGCAAACTGATAAACCAATTATATGTTGAGAGAGTTTCTCGGCTCATCTATGATTATTGAACATAGGTGATGGAGAAACTAGTAGACGTTGTCCATTTCTTACATTTGGAGATTCACGAAGCCTTTGGTGGTGCAGGTGAGGCTCAGTTATGGGATAAAGGGTTTTAGTCTTACTGTAGCTTCGGGAGGATtggtgatttagttttttttttttattgtatataaaatgaaatgTGCTTTACATTCATGACCGTTTTACCTGATATGCAGATGCTGATAAACCTGCAAATGACCCGCCAAACAATCATAAAAAATTGGGCTCTGCTGGTCTTGCCTTACATTATGCAAACATCATAACTCAAATTGATACTCTTGTGAGTTATTATTCTTCTTTTCTCTATGTTTTACTTCCC
The Raphanus sativus cultivar WK10039 chromosome 1, ASM80110v3, whole genome shotgun sequence DNA segment above includes these coding regions:
- the LOC108811164 gene encoding protein PSK SIMULATOR 1 produces the protein MGGLCSRSSSVNNAPAGTFPHANSNNGHHLNNGSAAELRPKDGDPSPTVADKPSSESESFSFPTLNISSIGTHPQNIEDGIPRLSRDLSQKSRSTKSRQAAVAKVSEVSSLLGRAGTMGLGKAVDVLDTLGSSMTNLNLNAGFSSATTIKGNKISILSFEVANTIVKGANLMHSLSNDSITHLKDSVLPSEGVQNLISKDMDQLLRIAAADKREELKIFSGEVVRFGNRCKDPQYHNLDRFFNRLASEFTPQNQLKHEAETIMHQLMTFVHFTADLYHELHALDRFEQDYQRKIQEEENPSTVQRGVGDTLAILRTELKSQKKHVRNLKKKSLWSRILEEVMEKLVDVVHFLHLEIHEAFGGADADKPANDPPNNHKKLGSAGLALHYANIITQIDTLVSRSSTMPSSTRDALYQGLPPSIKSALRSRIQSFQVKEELTVPQIKAEMEKTLQWLVPVATNTTKAHHGFGWVGEWASSGSDGNQRPAGQTILRIDTLHHADKEKTEAYILDLVVWLHHLVTQVRATTGFGLRSPVKSPIRSPNQKTIQLSSGNPSMGSPLLTMEDQEMLRDVSKRRKTPGISKSQEFQTVAKARLCKHHRLSKSSSHSPMMGEMMKSKKDAFAMRRPSSVPIIDFEIDRMKALDVIDRVDTIRSL